The DNA window CTGGCACGCCCCCCGCCCGGGTGCCCGGGTACGGCTGGAACGCATTTGGAGCAATAACGTCCGCTACGGCCGAGCCGATTGAGGCCGTGTGCCGGTGCCCCGACCCCTACAAGGTCGGGGCACCGGCACCGGCACCGGCTTCGGCGGCGGACGCCTCCGGGGCCGGCGCCGACCTCGCGGAGGTGGCACGCGCCCTGCGCGACTGTGCTCCGGGTCAGGCTGCGGGGCTGGTGACGGTGGCGCCGGCGGGCTGGGGCGGGAGCACGTCCTCGCCGTAGAGGTCCTGCACCCAGCCGGTCTGGTAGACGGTTTCGAGGTAGCGCTCGCCGAGGTCGGGGGCGATGGCCACCGCGGTCAGCTGCTCGTCCCGCTGGGCCAGCCATTGGCCGGCGCCGTGGACGACGGTGCCGGTGGATCCGCCGAAGATGAAGCCGTGGCGGGCCAGTTGATGGCAGGTGCGGATCGTCTCGGCTTCGTTGACGTGTACCACCTCGTCGACGAGGGAGGTGTCGAGGAGCGGGGGGCGGATGCTGGTGCCGAGGCCGGGGATCATGCGGCGGCCCGGCGTGTGTCCGAAGGTCGCGGAGCCCTCCGAGTCGATCGCGACGATGTGCACCGGGCGGTGCCAGGTGCGGAAGTAGCGGGCGCACCCCATGAGGGTCCCGGTGGTGCCGGCCCCGACGAAGAGGACATCGAGGTCCGGGAACGCGCGGGCGATGGCCGGGGCAGTGGTGCGGTAGTGGGCAGCGTGATTGTTGGGGTTGGTGTACTGGTTGAGCCATACGTAGCGGTCGTCGGAGGCGCACAGCGCGCGGACGTGGTCGATGCGGGCACCGAGCAGGCCGCCGGTGGCGGAGGGTTCCGTGACGACGTGGACCTGGGCGCCGAGTGCCTCCAGGAGCAGCCGGGTCGCCAGGTTGCAGCGTGAGTCGGTCACGCACACGAACCGGTAGCCCTTGCTCGCCGCGATCATGCTCATCGCCACGCCGAGATTGCCGGAAGAGGATTCGACCAGGATGGATCCGGGGGTGAGCAGGCCATCGCGTTCGGCGGCCTCGACCATTGCGGTCGCGGCTTTCAGTTTGATCGAGCCCGCGAAATTGAATCCCTCGCATTTGAGGAACAGGCGGTGCCCGCTGATCGCCTCGAGGTCGACGTAGAGGTCGTCTGTGTTGAATTCCTGCGGAGTGGATATGACCGGCATGGGCACCTCCTTGTTCGCGCTCACGGCGGCTCTGGTGCCGCTGGCCTGCGTGGGCGGCTGGGGGAAGACATCGCCTGCTGCCACGTCTTCGGGACTCCTCCAGTACGCGGCCTGACCGCGGCCCCGTCATGTCACCTGATGTCGGGACTTGACGCCCGCCGCGATCACGGATAGCCGCCCGGCGGTCGGTCTTCCGGTGTCGCCAACCCCCGCTGACGGGCCTTGTCAAGCCACGACATTCAGCGGCGTGACGGACACATCGCGGCCGGGCCTACTGGAAGGGCGGCATCACGATCTGCCTTTCAGGCCCCGTTGCTGCGCGTCACATAAGCGATCGATGCCCGAAGGCATCCCCCGACTGCGGAACGCAAGCATTGAGGTGGTTCACACATGTTTTCCTTGCCTGATGACCGGACGAGAGCTCAACCCGCCGAAGCGCTGATCGCCGGCCCGTCCGGCACGTCCACGCTGTCCGGCAGCAGGTCCGAAGACGCCGGCCAAGCGGCAGAGACCGCGCGGCTCCTTGCGGAGGTGCTGGCCCAGGTCGTGGGTGTGGAGCAGGTACCGGGCGACAGCGACTTCTTCGATGACCTGGGCGCTGATTCGCTGGTCATGGCGGGGTTCTGCGCCCGGATAAGAAAGCGGTCGGACCTGCCGCCCGTATCCATGAAGGACGTCTACCGGCATCCCACGATCAACGCTCTGGCCGCCGCGCTGACCCCGGCCGCGCCCGCGGCCCCCCGTCCCGCGCCCAGCGCGCCCCCCGTCACCGCTTCCACCCCCACCGCGCCCGCGGCTCCGGGACCCGTGCCCGGCCAGGCGTCCGTACATCCCGCCCCCGTTCCGGCCCCCACACCGGCGCGGGCGGGCACCGGCCAGTACCTGCTCTGCGGCATGCTGCAGTTCCTCGCGTTCCTCGGCTACGCCTACCTCGCCGCCCTGACCACGATGCGAGGTTTCGGGTGGGTCAGCGCCGGCACCGGGGCGCTCGACGTCTACCTGCGATCCGTACTCCTGGGCAGCGCCGTCTTCGCCGGCCTGTGCCTCGTGCCGATCGTGGCGAAGTGGACCCTCATCGGTCGTTTCACGCCCGGCGAGTTCCCCGTCTGGAGCCTCGGCTACGTCCGCTGGTGGCTGGTCAAAACCCTGATCCGCAGCAGCCCCGCCCGCGTGTTCACCGGGTCGCCGCTGTACGCGGTGTATCTCAGGGCGCTGGGCGCGAAGGTCGGCCGCAATGTCGCGATCTTCTCCACCCACATCCCGGTCTGCACCGATCTGCTCACGATCGGTGACGGCACGGTGATCCGCAAGGAAGCGCTCTTCTCCTGCTACCGGGCCCACGCCGGACTCATCCAGACCGGCCCCGTCACCCTCGGCAGCAACGTCCTCGTCAGCGAACAGACCGTCCTCGACATCGACACGTCGATGGGCGACCAGGCCCAGCTCGGGCACGCCTCCAGCCTGCACGCCGGCCAGTCCGTCCCCGCCGGCGAGCGCTGGCACGGCTCACCGGCCGAGCCCACCGGCACGGACTTCCGCATGGTCGGCGGCGTCGAGTGCTCCACCGCCAGGAAGGTCCGCTACGGCGTCGGGAAGCTGCTCGCCCTGCTGCTGGGCTATCTGCCGCTGGCCTGGGGCGGCGCCACCGCGCTGCTGGCCCCGCTGTGGGAGCTGGCCGCCCCGCCTCGGGCCGGGACTCCGGCGTTCACCAGCGGAACGTTCTATCTCGGCGCGCTGGCCGCGTCCTTCGCGCTGTTCTTCGGCGCCGCTTTCGCCGGGCTGGTCATCCAGGGCGTGGTGCCGCGCCTGCTCAACCTGGCGGTCAAGCCGGACACGGTCTACCCGCTCTACGGCGTGCACTACGGACTGCAGCGTGCCATCGGGCGCCTGACCAACAGCAAGTTCTTCACGGCGCTGTTCGGGGACAGCTCCGCGATCGTCCACTACCTGCGCTACCTGGGCTACGACCTGTCGCGCGTCACCCAGACCGGTTCGAACTTCGGTGTCGAGGTGAAGCACGACAGTCCGTTCCTGAGCACGGTGGGCAGCAAGACGATGGTGGCCGACGGGCTGTCGCTCATCAACGCCGAATTCTCGAACACGTCGTTCCGGCTGTCCCGGGTCTCGATCGGCGCGGACAACTTCCTCGGCAACCGCATCGCCTACCCCTCGCAGGCCAAGACGGGTGACAACTGTCTGCTGGCGACGAAGGTGATGGTCCCGGTCGACGGAGAGGTACGGGAGAACGTGGGCCTGCTGGGCTCGCCCGCCTTCGCCATTCCCCGCACGGTGATGCGCGACACCCGCTTCGCAGACCTGGAGACCGCCGACGAGCTGCCCCGCCGCCTGGCCGCCAAGAACCGGCACAACGCCGTCACCGCGGCGCTGTACCTCATGGCGCGTTGGCTGCACGTCTTCGCGATGACCCTCGTCGCCCTGGGCGCGGCAACCCTCTACCCCGCGCTCGGCGCGTCCGCGTTCGCGCTCGCCGCCGTCCTCGTCCTGCTGTTCACCGTCGCCCACTTCGCCCTGCTCGAACGGGCCACGACGGGATTCACGACGCAGAAGCCGCTGTACTGCTCGATCTACGAGCCCTCGTTCTGGCGGCACGAGCGCTTCTGGAAGATGGCCTCGCACGGCTACCCGCGGGTCTTCGACGGCACCCCGTTCAAGAACGTCGTCTGGCGGCTGCTGGGCGCGCGGATCGGCAAGCGGGTCTTCGACGACGGCTGCTCCTTCCCGGAGCGGACCCTCGTCACCATCGGGGACGACTGCACGCTGAACGCGGGCACGGTCATCCAGTGCCACTCGCAGGAGGACGGCGCCTTCAAGTCCGACCGGACGACGATCGGTGACGGCTGCACCCTCGGCGTCGGCGCGTACGTCCACTACGGCGTGACGCTGGGAGACGGCGCCCAGCTGGCCTGCGACTCCTTCCTCATGAAGGGCGAGCAGGTCCCGCGCCAAGCCCGGTGGGCGGGAAATCCGGCCCGGCAGCTGCCCGACGACACCCCGCCCCCCGCGACGCCGCCGGGGCACCTGCCCGGCGCCGCGCCCCCGCCCCCCGACCCGCCCGCCGGAATCTGACCCCCCCGCCACATCAGCACCAGACAGGAGAGACCCCTCATGGCACGCAACGCATCCGCCAGCAGAGAGTTCTGGCACGGCGTCCTGGCCGCCAGTAGCGGCTTCGCGCCCCTTCCCCGATGGACCCCGGTGCCGGTGGCGGGCGTGGCCGAGTACGAGACGCCGCTCCCCGCCGACCAAGCGGACGCACTGCGCCGGCTGGCAGAGGACCTGGCGGTGCCGCTGGACTGCGTCCTGCTGACCGCCCACGCGAAGGTGCTCACCGCGCTGAGCGGCGAACAGGACGTCACCAGCGGGTACGTCGCCGCCGCCGGCCACCGGCCGCTGCCGTGCAGGCTGACGACCGGCCCCGGCTCATGGCGGAGCCTGCTGGCGCACACCCGCCACGTCCTCGCGGACCTGCGGGCCCACCAGGATTTCCCCATCGACGACCTCAGGCGCGAACTCGGCCTCAAGGAGGCACCTTTCGAGACCGTACTGGATCCCACAGGCATCACCGACATCACCGACCTCGCCGACTCCAGCGGTGACCTCCCCGGTGCCGACGGCGAACCGGCCCGGGACAGCGGCACCCTGCCCCCCGGCACGGCGCTGTGGATCGACATCGCCCACCACGACGCCGGACGGCCGACGCTGCGGCTGCGCTACCGCACCGACGTCCTCGACGCGGACTGCGCTGCCCGGATCGCCGGATACCATCTGACCGCGCTCGCCCTGATGGCCGCCGACCCGGACGCCGATCACACAGGTCGGAGCCTGATATCGGCCGAAGAGCTCCGCTTCCAGCTCCATGACCTCGCCGGGCCGCGCCGAGACCTGCCCGAACTGCGGGTGCACGAGCTGTTCGAGCAGCGGGTACGGCAGCACCCGAACGCCGTCGCCGCCCAGCACGGCGACCGGCACTGGACCTACCAGGAGCTCAACGCCCGCGCCAACCTGCTGGCGCGCGCCCTGCGGGCCCAGGGCCTGCGGCGCGAAGGGGTGGTCGCGGTGGCCATGGAGAGGGACCTGGACTGGCTCGCCGCCGTCCTGGCCGTCCTCAAGGCCGGCGGCGCCTACCTGCCGGTCGAGCCGCACCTGCCGGCCGAACGCATCACGTCCATGCTGGCCCGTGCCGGATGCGGACACCTGTTGACCCAGCCGGCCGCCACCACGCACGTGCGCCAGGCCCTCGCCTCCCTGCCCGCGGTGCGGACCCTGTTCGCCGACACCGCCTACGGCCAGGACCATGCCGGGACCGACCTCGGCATCGACGTCGCACCGGACCAGCTGGCCTACATCTACTTCACCTCCGGCTCGACGGGTGAGCCCAAGGGCGCGATGTGCGAACAGGAGGGCATGCTCAACCACCTCTACGCCAAGATCGACGACCTCGAGATAGGGGAGGGGCAGGTGGTCGCCCAGACCGCGCCCCAGTGCTTCGACATCTCCCTGTGGCAACTGCTCGCCCCCCTGCTGGTCGGCGGGCGAACCCTGCTGATCGAGCAGGAAGCGATCCTCGACGCCGCACGGTTCCTCGACACCGTGGCCCGCGCCCGGGTCACCGTGCTGCAGGTCGTCCCCTCCTACCTCGACGTCGTCCTGTCCCATCTCGAGCAGCACCCCAGGACCCTGCCCGACCTGAGGTACGTGTCGGTCACGGGTGAGGCGCTGAAGCGGGAACTCGTCCAGCGCTGGTTCACCGCCCAGCCCCACATCAAGCTCGTCAACGCCTACGGGCTGACCGAGACCAGCGACGACACCAACCACGAGGTCATGGACCGGGTGCCGGACACCGACCGGGTCCCGCTGGGCCGGCCGGTCAACAACGTGCACCTCTACGTCGTCGACGAACACCTCAACCCGGTACCGCTCGGTGCGCCCGGCGTGATCGCCTTCTCGGGGGTCTGCGTGGGCCGCGGCTACGTCAACGATCCCGAGCGCACCCGGCCGACCTACCTGGCCGACCCCCACCGCGAGGGCATGCGCCTGTACCGCAGCGCCGACGTCGGCCGCTGGCGGTGTGACGGCAAGCTGGAGTTCCTCGGCCGCCGCGACAACCAGGTCAAGATCCGCGGATTCCGTATCGAGACCGGCGAGATCGAGAACACCCTGCTGCGAGCGCCCGGGGTTCGCGACAGCGCCGTGGTTGTCGCCGAACGGCCCGACCGGAGCAACCACCTGGTGGCGTTCTACTCCGCCCCGCACCCGCTCGAAACCAGCGTCCTGCTGGACCTGCTGGGCGCGTCACTGCCCGGGTACATGGTCCCCTCGGCCCTCCACTGGCAGGAAAGCCTTCCGCTGACCGCCAACAGCAAGATCGACCGGAAGGCCCTGACGGCCCTGGCCGCGCACCTCCACGCCATCGAGGCTGCCGCCGGCGAGGACCACGTCCAGGAGCCGGCCACCCCCGCCGAACAGCGGCTGGCCGCCGCGTGGGCGAAGGTGCTCGGCGTTCCGCAGGACCTCATCGGCCGGCGCGACAACTTCTTCGACCGCGGCGGCACGTCCCTGTCGGCCGTGCGGCTCGCCGTCACCCTCGACCGAGCCGTGTCCCCGGCAGACGTCACCCGGCACCCCGTTCTCACCGATCTGGCCCGGTTCCTCGACACCGCGTCCCACCGGCTCCCCACCGCACCCTCGGCCTCCTCCTGATGGCCGGCCTCCTCAACACCCCTGAAAGGACACAGACCATGTCGTTCACCCGCCCCGCCCCGACCAGCCCCGGCACCGCGCCCATGTCCACGCCCGCTCCCAGGCTGGACCTGAGCCCCGGCGCACCCCCGATCCTGCACGTCCCCACCCCCGCACCGGCCGAACTGCCGGCCTGGGCGGCCGCACAGCGCCACACCCTGCACGGCCTCGTCACCGAGCACGGCGCAGTCCTCGTCCGCGGGCTCGGCCTGTGCGACTCCGCGCAAGCGGCTGCCGTCTTCGGTCAATTGGTGCCCGCCCTGATGGCCGACACCGAGACCTTCGCCCCCCGTCAGACCCACGCCCCCGGCGTGTACTCCTCCACGGTGTGGCCGGCCAACCAGCCCATGTGCATGCACCACGAGCTCAGCTACACCCACAGCCCTCCCGGTCTGATGCTGCTGGCCTGCCTGACGGCGCCCGCCGAGGGCGGAGCCACCGCCCTCGCGGACTCGGCCACCGTCCTGGACGCCCTGCCGCCGGAACTCGTCCACCGGTTCGAAGAGGAAGGCTGGCTGCTCACCCGGACCTACAACGACGACATCGGCGCCTCCTGGACCGAGGCATTCGGCACCGAGGACCCGGCCGCCGTCGAGAACTACTGCCGCGCCAACTCCATCGAGTTCACCTGGCAGGGCGACGGCAGCCTGCGCACCAGCCAGCGCCGCCCCGCCGTCGTGCGCCATCCGGTCACCGGCCGGCGCTGCTGGTTCAACCAGATCGCGTTCCTCAACGAGTGGACCCTGGCGCCCGAGATCCGGGAGTACCTCGTCGACGTCTACGGACCCGAAGCCCTGCCGTTCAACACCCGCTTCGGCGACGGCG is part of the Streptomyces subrutilus genome and encodes:
- the sbnA gene encoding 2,3-diaminopropionate biosynthesis protein SbnA translates to MPVISTPQEFNTDDLYVDLEAISGHRLFLKCEGFNFAGSIKLKAATAMVEAAERDGLLTPGSILVESSSGNLGVAMSMIAASKGYRFVCVTDSRCNLATRLLLEALGAQVHVVTEPSATGGLLGARIDHVRALCASDDRYVWLNQYTNPNNHAAHYRTTAPAIARAFPDLDVLFVGAGTTGTLMGCARYFRTWHRPVHIVAIDSEGSATFGHTPGRRMIPGLGTSIRPPLLDTSLVDEVVHVNEAETIRTCHQLARHGFIFGGSTGTVVHGAGQWLAQRDEQLTAVAIAPDLGERYLETVYQTGWVQDLYGEDVLPPQPAGATVTSPAA
- a CDS encoding Pls/PosA family non-ribosomal peptide synthetase yields the protein MFSLPDDRTRAQPAEALIAGPSGTSTLSGSRSEDAGQAAETARLLAEVLAQVVGVEQVPGDSDFFDDLGADSLVMAGFCARIRKRSDLPPVSMKDVYRHPTINALAAALTPAAPAAPRPAPSAPPVTASTPTAPAAPGPVPGQASVHPAPVPAPTPARAGTGQYLLCGMLQFLAFLGYAYLAALTTMRGFGWVSAGTGALDVYLRSVLLGSAVFAGLCLVPIVAKWTLIGRFTPGEFPVWSLGYVRWWLVKTLIRSSPARVFTGSPLYAVYLRALGAKVGRNVAIFSTHIPVCTDLLTIGDGTVIRKEALFSCYRAHAGLIQTGPVTLGSNVLVSEQTVLDIDTSMGDQAQLGHASSLHAGQSVPAGERWHGSPAEPTGTDFRMVGGVECSTARKVRYGVGKLLALLLGYLPLAWGGATALLAPLWELAAPPRAGTPAFTSGTFYLGALAASFALFFGAAFAGLVIQGVVPRLLNLAVKPDTVYPLYGVHYGLQRAIGRLTNSKFFTALFGDSSAIVHYLRYLGYDLSRVTQTGSNFGVEVKHDSPFLSTVGSKTMVADGLSLINAEFSNTSFRLSRVSIGADNFLGNRIAYPSQAKTGDNCLLATKVMVPVDGEVRENVGLLGSPAFAIPRTVMRDTRFADLETADELPRRLAAKNRHNAVTAALYLMARWLHVFAMTLVALGAATLYPALGASAFALAAVLVLLFTVAHFALLERATTGFTTQKPLYCSIYEPSFWRHERFWKMASHGYPRVFDGTPFKNVVWRLLGARIGKRVFDDGCSFPERTLVTIGDDCTLNAGTVIQCHSQEDGAFKSDRTTIGDGCTLGVGAYVHYGVTLGDGAQLACDSFLMKGEQVPRQARWAGNPARQLPDDTPPPATPPGHLPGAAPPPPDPPAGI
- a CDS encoding TauD/TfdA family dioxygenase, producing the protein MSTPAPRLDLSPGAPPILHVPTPAPAELPAWAAAQRHTLHGLVTEHGAVLVRGLGLCDSAQAAAVFGQLVPALMADTETFAPRQTHAPGVYSSTVWPANQPMCMHHELSYTHSPPGLMLLACLTAPAEGGATALADSATVLDALPPELVHRFEEEGWLLTRTYNDDIGASWTEAFGTEDPAAVENYCRANSIEFTWQGDGSLRTSQRRPAVVRHPVTGRRCWFNQIAFLNEWTLAPEIREYLVDVYGPEALPFNTRFGDGAPISEDMVELINTVYAEHTVREPWQSGDLMLIDNIRTAHSREAFEPPREVLVAMAAPHAPASLPPTPTAASEGSTR